From one Actinopolyspora saharensis genomic stretch:
- a CDS encoding exo-beta-N-acetylmuramidase NamZ family protein — protein MSELDRRRFLLSSAVTAPVLGVGGASSAAAERRRAPDGRVRTGADVLAAEGWRRLRGTPVGVIANPTSALSEPQAGLPHIVDDMHSAAGVTTAAVFGPEHGFRGTAQAGGSEGDHTDPRTGIPVYDTYGADVGVLAGMLRDSGVRHLVFDIADVGARFYTYIWTMYTAMRAAVRTEVPFTVLDRPNPLGGSAFGPVLDPGFASGVGELPVAQQHGMTVGELARMFDAEFLPRDENARLPRLEVVRARGWSRELGFAGTGLPWIAPSPNMPTPDTAAVYPGTGMFEGTVLSEGRGTTRPFETIGAPGIDWRWAEQLNSAGLAGVFFNETYFVPTFSKHEGSTCGGVRLHRTGSDDFDAIRTAVAMIVHAKRLYPDVFGWRADNWIDRLTGSDRLRKMVDRGADTAEVVGAWRAELDEFRRAREPYLLYR, from the coding sequence ATGAGCGAGTTGGACCGCAGGAGGTTTCTGCTCTCCTCGGCGGTCACCGCACCCGTGCTCGGAGTGGGCGGGGCCTCGAGCGCCGCCGCCGAGCGGAGGCGCGCTCCGGACGGGCGAGTGCGCACCGGCGCCGACGTGCTGGCCGCCGAGGGGTGGCGCAGGCTGCGCGGAACCCCGGTCGGGGTGATCGCGAATCCCACCTCCGCGCTCTCGGAGCCCCAAGCCGGACTTCCGCACATCGTCGACGACATGCACTCCGCAGCGGGGGTCACCACGGCTGCCGTGTTCGGCCCCGAGCACGGGTTCAGGGGAACCGCGCAGGCCGGGGGCTCCGAGGGCGACCACACCGACCCGCGCACCGGGATCCCGGTCTACGACACCTACGGTGCCGACGTCGGCGTACTGGCCGGAATGCTGCGCGACTCCGGGGTGCGGCACCTGGTCTTCGACATAGCCGACGTGGGAGCGCGGTTCTACACCTACATCTGGACCATGTACACGGCGATGCGGGCCGCCGTGCGCACCGAGGTCCCCTTCACCGTGCTGGACAGGCCGAACCCGCTCGGAGGCTCCGCGTTCGGCCCGGTGCTGGATCCGGGGTTCGCCTCCGGGGTCGGCGAACTTCCCGTCGCCCAGCAGCACGGCATGACTGTCGGGGAGCTGGCGCGCATGTTCGACGCGGAGTTCCTGCCGCGGGACGAGAACGCGCGCCTGCCGCGACTGGAGGTGGTCCGGGCACGCGGCTGGTCGCGGGAGCTGGGCTTCGCCGGCACGGGGCTGCCCTGGATCGCCCCCAGTCCCAACATGCCCACTCCGGACACCGCTGCGGTCTATCCGGGCACGGGGATGTTCGAGGGAACGGTTCTCTCGGAGGGCAGAGGCACTACCCGCCCCTTCGAGACGATCGGGGCCCCGGGGATCGACTGGCGGTGGGCCGAGCAGCTCAACTCCGCGGGACTCGCCGGGGTGTTCTTCAACGAGACCTACTTCGTGCCGACCTTCTCCAAGCACGAGGGCTCCACGTGCGGTGGGGTGCGACTCCACCGCACCGGCAGCGACGACTTCGACGCGATCCGCACGGCAGTGGCCATGATCGTGCACGCCAAACGGCTTTACCCGGACGTGTTCGGCTGGCGCGCGGACAACTGGATAGACCGGCTCACCGGCTCGGACCGGCTGCGGAAGATGGTCGACCGGGGCGCGGACACCGCCGAGGTCGTGGGGGCCTGGCGTGCCGAGCTCGACGAGTTCCGCCGCGCGCGGGAGCCGTACCTGCTGTACCGCTGA
- a CDS encoding serine hydrolase domain-containing protein, whose protein sequence is MRKPMLATVLVSMLTATTCAASSTTGAEGRFDLPKEGFAPVDTRLRDSSPREAGLAPWPLVEANRKIADWTEEVPGRQHPMYGGAVSLVAHNGRVVSHEAAGYELRYSDAAGTELPPEERERAETSTIFDIASMTKLFTSIAVLQQVERGRVELEEPAARYLPEFGNHGKSGITVRQLLTHTSGLQSVVRLWELPAAERIPHVMNLEPVNEPGSSYNYSDPNMIVLGELVERVSGKSLDRVVRERITEPLGMRDTGYLPPRSEVDRIAATEYQRQPSRGMLRGRVHDENAWSLGGVAGHAGIFSTARDLAVLGQALLNGGGYGNARILRERSVELMLTDYNGEFPEHSHGLGFELGQRWYMAGLTGPRTAGHTGYTGTSIVLDPASRSMAVLLTNRVHPSREWGSNNPARVELAEGLARSMSVEPRHGPTAWFTGGGSTEDEATLTTERVRATGRVRVSFDAFVDTQRDTDGADPLRLEYSRDGGESWQSVPLHVRGRGAPRGPVTELAGSGHRSWWRVRGTVPGGESDSLLVRWRFSPDERYVGRGVYLDGIKLSSGGETLFDGEADPSGLTGSGFLVAQR, encoded by the coding sequence ATGCGCAAGCCGATGTTGGCGACGGTGCTGGTTTCGATGTTGACCGCGACCACCTGCGCGGCCTCCTCCACCACCGGCGCGGAAGGAAGGTTCGACCTGCCGAAGGAGGGCTTCGCCCCGGTCGACACCCGGTTGCGCGACTCGTCCCCGCGGGAGGCCGGGCTGGCCCCGTGGCCGCTCGTCGAGGCCAACCGCAAGATCGCCGACTGGACCGAGGAGGTCCCCGGACGACAGCACCCGATGTACGGCGGGGCCGTGAGCCTGGTGGCGCACAACGGCCGGGTGGTCAGCCACGAGGCCGCAGGCTACGAGCTGCGCTACTCCGACGCCGCGGGAACCGAACTTCCCCCCGAGGAGCGCGAGCGGGCCGAGACCTCGACCATCTTCGACATCGCCTCGATGACCAAGCTGTTCACCTCGATCGCCGTTCTCCAGCAGGTCGAGCGGGGACGGGTGGAGCTGGAGGAGCCCGCGGCGCGGTACCTGCCCGAGTTCGGCAACCACGGCAAGTCCGGGATAACCGTGCGCCAGCTGCTGACCCACACCTCGGGGCTGCAGTCCGTGGTGCGCCTGTGGGAGCTGCCCGCCGCTGAACGCATCCCCCACGTGATGAACCTGGAGCCGGTGAACGAGCCGGGCAGCAGCTACAACTACTCGGACCCGAACATGATCGTGCTCGGTGAGCTGGTCGAGCGGGTGTCCGGCAAGTCGCTGGACCGGGTGGTGCGGGAGCGGATAACGGAGCCGCTGGGCATGCGGGACACCGGCTACCTCCCCCCGCGATCCGAAGTGGACCGGATCGCGGCCACGGAGTACCAGCGGCAGCCCTCGCGCGGGATGCTGCGCGGCAGGGTGCACGACGAGAACGCGTGGTCGCTCGGAGGCGTGGCCGGGCACGCGGGGATCTTCTCCACCGCGCGGGACCTGGCCGTGCTCGGGCAGGCCCTGCTCAACGGGGGCGGCTACGGCAACGCGCGGATACTGCGGGAGCGCAGCGTCGAGCTGATGCTGACCGACTACAACGGCGAGTTCCCCGAGCACTCCCACGGCCTGGGGTTCGAGCTGGGACAGCGCTGGTACATGGCCGGGTTGACCGGGCCGCGCACGGCGGGGCACACCGGCTACACGGGGACCTCGATCGTGCTCGACCCGGCCTCGCGCTCGATGGCCGTGCTGCTCACCAATCGGGTGCACCCCTCGCGGGAGTGGGGATCGAACAATCCGGCCCGCGTCGAGCTGGCCGAGGGACTGGCCCGTTCGATGTCCGTGGAGCCGCGTCACGGGCCGACCGCCTGGTTCACCGGCGGCGGCAGCACGGAAGACGAGGCCACGCTCACCACCGAGCGGGTGCGGGCCACCGGGCGAGTGCGGGTGTCCTTCGACGCCTTCGTGGACACCCAGCGCGACACGGACGGGGCCGACCCGCTCCGGCTCGAGTACAGCCGGGACGGCGGGGAGAGCTGGCAGTCCGTCCCGCTGCACGTGCGCGGCCGCGGTGCCCCGCGCGGCCCGGTCACCGAGCTGGCCGGTTCCGGGCACCGCTCCTGGTGGAGGGTGCGCGGCACGGTCCCCGGTGGCGAGTCGGACTCGCTGCTGGTGCGCTGGCGCTTCTCCCCGGACGAGCGCTACGTGGGACGGGGCGTGTACCTGGACGGGATCAAGCTCTCCTCCGGAGGGGAGACGCTGTTCGACGGGGAAGCGGACCCGAGCGGTCTCACCGGTTCGGGTTTCCTGGTCGCCCAGCGCTGA
- a CDS encoding PPOX class F420-dependent oxidoreductase: MSVVPQDLEDILNKRSFAHIATTGPKGEPQSSPVWIDWDGQYVKFSQTTTRQKYRNLQREPRVALSALDPEQPYRYIEIRGKVTRVEDDPDNTFINKLAKKYMDADEYPYHQPGDHRVILYIEPEHSTRM, translated from the coding sequence GTGTCCGTGGTTCCGCAGGATCTCGAGGACATCCTGAACAAGCGTTCGTTCGCCCACATCGCCACGACCGGTCCGAAGGGGGAACCGCAGTCGAGCCCGGTGTGGATCGACTGGGACGGCCAGTACGTCAAGTTCAGCCAGACCACCACCCGCCAGAAGTACCGCAACCTGCAGCGGGAACCGCGGGTGGCTCTTTCCGCGCTGGACCCCGAACAGCCCTACCGCTACATCGAGATCCGCGGAAAGGTCACCCGGGTGGAGGACGACCCGGACAACACCTTCATCAACAAGCTGGCGAAGAAGTACATGGACGCCGACGAGTACCCGTACCACCAGCCGGGCGATCACCGGGTCATCCTCTACATCGAGCCGGAGCACTCCACGCGGATGTGA
- a CDS encoding DUF4440 domain-containing protein: MRAVPHDPPARRTSGGGAEYDRRTDPDLDAVVAHEIALLDPAVRGDPAAVRRLLHEDFSEIGASGRWWAPTTVTEATSATAEGLTADDFRPARLPPDVVLLTCTARRNDETTPRSSVWVRTSAGWRLRHHQGTPR; the protein is encoded by the coding sequence GTGAGGGCCGTCCCGCACGATCCTCCCGCGCGGAGAACGTCGGGCGGAGGCGCCGAATACGATCGCCGCACGGACCCGGACCTCGACGCGGTCGTCGCGCACGAGATCGCACTGCTGGATCCGGCCGTGCGCGGCGATCCCGCCGCAGTGCGGAGATTGCTGCACGAGGACTTCTCCGAGATCGGGGCCTCGGGACGGTGGTGGGCCCCGACCACGGTCACCGAAGCCACCTCGGCCACGGCCGAGGGGCTCACCGCCGACGACTTCCGACCGGCACGACTGCCCCCGGACGTGGTCCTGCTGACCTGCACCGCTCGCCGGAACGACGAGACCACCCCGCGCAGCTCGGTGTGGGTACGCACCAGCGCGGGGTGGCGCCTGCGCCACCACCAGGGAACACCCCGCTGA
- the erm gene encoding 23S ribosomal RNA methyltransferase Erm yields the protein MSKRRSRSYTAAAAHQGGPHELGQNFLVDEATIDTITRLTESAPDPIVELCPGGGAVTVPLGESGRPMTAVELDPRHAGRLEQRTPDNVRVVREDVLRFRFPRHPHTLVGNLPFHLTTPILRRVLAAEHWRTAVLLVQWEVARRRAGVGGASMLTASWWPWYEFELHSRVPARSFRPVPSVDAGLITVHRRPRALVTEREAYQRFVKRVFTGPGRGLLRILVRTGLLNGAGAAHRLRDLGIPPDALPKDLTAEQWAQLWRLCSGPARKSRGPRDRTP from the coding sequence ATGTCCAAGCGACGTTCTCGCTCGTACACTGCTGCCGCCGCGCACCAGGGCGGCCCGCACGAACTGGGTCAGAACTTCCTCGTCGACGAGGCGACGATCGACACCATCACGCGGCTGACCGAGTCGGCACCGGATCCGATAGTGGAGCTGTGTCCCGGCGGTGGAGCGGTCACCGTTCCGCTCGGCGAGTCGGGAAGGCCGATGACCGCCGTGGAGCTGGATCCACGGCACGCGGGCCGACTCGAACAGCGCACACCGGACAACGTGCGCGTCGTTCGGGAGGACGTCCTGCGCTTCCGGTTTCCCCGGCACCCCCACACGCTGGTGGGAAACCTGCCGTTCCACCTGACCACTCCCATACTGCGGCGGGTCCTCGCCGCGGAGCACTGGCGAACGGCCGTGCTGCTGGTCCAGTGGGAGGTCGCGCGTCGCCGCGCCGGTGTCGGCGGTGCCAGCATGCTCACCGCCAGCTGGTGGCCGTGGTACGAGTTCGAGCTACACTCCCGCGTCCCCGCGCGGTCCTTCCGCCCGGTCCCCTCCGTGGACGCCGGTCTGATCACGGTGCACCGCCGCCCGCGTGCGCTGGTGACCGAGCGGGAGGCGTACCAGCGCTTCGTCAAGCGGGTGTTCACCGGCCCCGGGCGCGGGCTGCTGCGGATTCTGGTGCGCACCGGTCTGCTGAACGGAGCCGGTGCCGCGCATCGGCTGCGTGACCTGGGGATACCGCCCGACGCGCTGCCGAAGGACCTGACGGCCGAGCAGTGGGCGCAGTTGTGGCGGCTGTGCTCGGGGCCCGCGCGGAAAAGCCGCGGGCCCCGCGACCGAACCCCCTGA
- a CDS encoding MurR/RpiR family transcriptional regulator — protein MGTLDEAGSESGEHSPLVRIRSLLPGLARAEQRVARIVLADPSSIAHRSITEVAEAAETSETTVTRFCKAVGVTGYPELRIALAADTARTTSRDRDLGSDISEEDDLTQIVDKIGYADARAVEETTGQLDTNALAPLIDAVSGAGRIDVYGVGASGFVALDLQQKLHRIGLTCFAWPDTHNALTSAALLREGDVAIGVSHTGATTETVEILREARTRGATTAAITNFERSPVTETADLVLTTAARETTYRSGAMASRIAQLTVIDCLFVGVAQRHLEDARQALQATSRAVGGHRLQVRPDRRRQREEHR, from the coding sequence ATGGGCACACTCGACGAAGCGGGTTCCGAGTCCGGCGAGCACAGCCCACTCGTGCGGATCCGCTCCCTGCTGCCCGGGCTGGCACGCGCCGAGCAACGTGTGGCGCGGATCGTACTCGCCGACCCGTCCTCGATCGCCCACCGCAGCATCACCGAGGTGGCCGAAGCGGCCGAGACCAGCGAGACCACGGTCACCCGATTCTGCAAGGCCGTCGGGGTGACCGGATATCCCGAGCTGCGGATAGCGCTCGCTGCGGACACGGCGCGCACCACCAGCCGGGACCGGGACCTGGGCAGCGACATCTCCGAGGAGGACGACCTCACCCAGATCGTCGACAAGATCGGCTACGCGGACGCGCGAGCGGTCGAGGAGACCACGGGACAGCTCGACACGAACGCCCTGGCCCCGCTGATCGACGCCGTGTCCGGAGCCGGGCGCATCGACGTCTACGGCGTCGGCGCCAGCGGATTCGTCGCCCTCGACCTGCAGCAGAAGCTGCACCGCATAGGCCTGACGTGTTTCGCGTGGCCCGACACGCACAACGCGCTCACCTCGGCCGCGCTGCTGCGCGAGGGGGACGTGGCCATCGGGGTCTCGCACACGGGAGCCACCACGGAAACGGTCGAGATCCTGCGGGAGGCCCGCACCCGCGGGGCGACCACGGCCGCCATCACCAACTTCGAGCGCTCCCCCGTCACCGAGACGGCCGACCTGGTGCTCACGACGGCGGCCAGGGAGACCACCTACCGGTCGGGGGCGATGGCCAGCAGGATCGCCCAGCTCACCGTGATCGACTGCCTGTTCGTCGGGGTGGCCCAGCGTCACCTGGAGGACGCCAGGCAAGCACTGCAGGCCACTTCCAGAGCGGTCGGCGGGCACCGCCTGCAGGTGCGTCCCGACAGGCGCAGACAACGGGAGGAACACCGGTGA